A genomic stretch from Chitinophaga agri includes:
- a CDS encoding ferritin-like domain-containing protein, producing MLIRKTHSVASDGKGEGIAMPNVHRRTFLKYAGMGAAILTAGSISSCSSDDDDDGTGVSLGNGDVAVLNYAFALEQLEAAFYTQVVATPYSGISAVELDLLTDIRNHEIAHREFFKKALAGSAIPSLAVDFSTVNFTSRDSVLATAKAFEDLGVSAYNGAGRYIKTADYLVLAGKIVSVEARHAALIRDLISNGSFATDTDANGLDYVRTPAEVFAIAGTYIKTVINANTLPK from the coding sequence ATGTTAATACGGAAAACCCACTCCGTGGCCAGTGATGGCAAAGGAGAAGGTATTGCCATGCCTAATGTACATCGCCGTACTTTCCTTAAATACGCCGGTATGGGCGCTGCTATACTCACTGCAGGTTCTATCAGTAGCTGCAGCAGCGACGATGATGATGATGGTACAGGAGTAAGTCTTGGTAACGGAGATGTAGCCGTACTGAACTACGCCTTTGCATTGGAACAACTGGAAGCTGCTTTTTACACACAGGTAGTAGCTACGCCATATTCAGGTATATCGGCTGTTGAACTTGACCTGCTAACTGACATTCGCAATCATGAAATAGCCCATCGTGAATTTTTCAAAAAGGCGCTGGCAGGAAGTGCCATACCCAGCCTGGCAGTAGACTTTTCAACGGTCAATTTTACAAGCAGGGATTCCGTACTGGCCACAGCCAAAGCTTTTGAAGATCTGGGTGTATCAGCATATAATGGTGCCGGCCGATATATTAAGACGGCTGATTACCTGGTCCTCGCTGGCAAGATCGTATCTGTAGAGGCACGTCATGCCGCGCTGATCAGAGACCTTATCAGCAACGGCTCATTTGCAACAGACACAGACGCCAATGGGCTTGACTATGTAAGGACGCCAGCGGAAGTTTTTGCAATAGCAGGTACTTATATCAAGACTGTTATCAATGCCAACACACTTCCAAAGTAA
- a CDS encoding ferritin-like domain-containing protein — protein sequence MNLQNIFSEIEKTDPEIYQRLDTRRDAMKQFRNIGRLLALSAIPLALGSMFKKAYGRTPQDVLGVLNYALTLEYLEAEYYSTAITKDIFPTPASKGAFTTIANHENAHVALLKSAITAAGGTPVNKPTFDFTAGGNFAPFTDYPTLLILAQAFEDTGVRAYKGKATVLMENPDVLTVALRIHSVEARHAAHLRYMRRNLSSAPQPNLKPWITNADNDVAAIQAVYAGEDNEVQGGVTITNIATEVKKEDATEAFDEFLTDTQVLNIAKLFIAS from the coding sequence ATGAATCTTCAAAATATTTTCTCCGAAATAGAAAAGACAGACCCTGAGATATACCAACGCCTTGACACCCGCAGAGACGCGATGAAACAATTCAGGAATATAGGTCGTCTATTAGCATTATCAGCCATTCCCCTCGCATTAGGTAGTATGTTTAAGAAGGCCTATGGCCGTACACCGCAGGATGTGCTGGGTGTCTTAAATTATGCACTCACACTGGAATATCTGGAGGCCGAATATTATTCCACAGCTATCACAAAAGATATCTTTCCTACCCCTGCTTCAAAAGGAGCATTTACAACGATTGCGAATCATGAGAATGCACATGTAGCATTATTAAAATCGGCAATTACCGCAGCAGGAGGAACTCCAGTGAACAAACCAACATTCGATTTTACTGCTGGTGGCAATTTTGCTCCTTTCACTGATTATCCTACGCTGCTTATACTGGCACAGGCATTCGAAGACACTGGCGTAAGGGCCTATAAAGGTAAAGCCACAGTACTGATGGAAAATCCGGATGTACTCACGGTAGCGCTTCGCATCCATTCTGTTGAAGCAAGGCATGCCGCACATTTAAGGTACATGCGCCGGAACCTGAGCAGCGCACCTCAACCCAATCTGAAACCCTGGATCACCAATGCAGATAATGATGTAGCGGCCATTCAGGCTGTATATGCAGGGGAAGATAATGAGGTACAGGGGGGTGTAACGATTACGAATATTGCGACGGAGGTAAAGAAAGAAGATGCGACAGAAGCATTTGATGAATTCCTGACCGATACACAAGTCCTCAACATCGCCAAGCTGTTTATTGCTTCGTGA
- a CDS encoding esterase-like activity of phytase family protein, which translates to MRKLLLLAVLLAGCTTAKKTTVTETPIPDVSSLRLLHKYVVPYNRPFKGTTIGGLSGIDYDSARKVYYIICDDRSEKQPARFYTAQVPVSRKEGDSVIFKDVTYLRKRDGKTYPSKQDFAPDPEAMRYNPHTQSFVWSSEGERILSPAGYILNDPGVYEIDGLGRLVDSFPLPPQFHMQASENGPRRNGTFEGLGFTPNGQYMFVSLEEPRYEDGPRADLKDTTAYTRLIKYDIQTRKPVAQYAYRLSPVAHAPVPADEFRVNGISDILPLSSDKLLVMERSYSRGVKNNTIRVYTIEIGNATNINNIGSLKTTKSFTPVKKTLLLDFDTLHTYVDNVEGMTFGPVLPNGHRSMIFVVDNNFDKDEETQFFVFEVE; encoded by the coding sequence ATGAGAAAATTACTACTACTAGCCGTTTTACTGGCGGGATGCACTACCGCGAAAAAAACGACCGTCACCGAAACACCTATACCGGACGTTTCATCCCTGCGTCTACTGCATAAATATGTAGTACCGTACAACCGGCCTTTTAAAGGTACCACCATCGGGGGCCTGTCGGGGATAGACTACGATAGCGCCCGTAAGGTCTATTACATCATCTGTGATGACAGATCAGAAAAACAGCCGGCCAGGTTCTACACCGCACAGGTACCAGTGTCCCGGAAGGAAGGGGATAGTGTGATCTTCAAAGATGTTACCTATCTGCGTAAGCGCGATGGTAAGACCTATCCTTCCAAACAGGACTTTGCGCCTGATCCGGAAGCCATGCGCTATAACCCGCATACCCAAAGCTTTGTATGGAGCAGCGAAGGAGAGCGGATACTTTCTCCTGCCGGCTATATCCTCAATGACCCGGGGGTATATGAAATTGATGGTCTCGGCCGCCTGGTAGACAGCTTCCCTTTACCTCCACAATTTCACATGCAGGCCAGTGAAAACGGTCCGAGACGTAATGGTACATTTGAAGGACTGGGATTCACCCCGAACGGGCAGTATATGTTTGTAAGCCTGGAAGAACCCCGTTACGAAGATGGCCCAAGAGCCGATCTTAAAGATACGACCGCCTATACACGCCTCATTAAATATGACATACAAACCAGGAAGCCTGTGGCACAGTATGCTTACAGACTGTCCCCGGTAGCCCACGCCCCTGTACCTGCCGATGAATTTCGTGTAAACGGTATTTCGGACATCCTTCCACTGTCATCCGATAAACTACTGGTGATGGAACGCTCCTATTCCCGTGGTGTAAAAAATAATACTATCAGGGTGTATACAATAGAAATAGGGAATGCTACCAACATCAACAATATTGGCTCATTAAAGACAACAAAAAGTTTTACACCTGTAAAGAAGACGTTACTGTTAGACTTCGATACACTACATACCTATGTAGACAATGTAGAGGGTATGACCTTTGGTCCGGTACTGCCCAACGGACACAGAAGTATGATATTTGTCGTAGATAATAACTTCGATAAAGATGAAGAAACGCAGTTCTTTGTATTCGAAGTAGAATAG
- a CDS encoding SusC/RagA family TonB-linked outer membrane protein, with protein sequence MKSKFTRFMRIAVQGTLALLMTLHAFSQSRKITGRVLDNRDNSPLPGVSVQLKGTANGTQTKADGTYSIEVPSGGTLVFSFIGYLSQEKAVNGANAVNVSMSADVKSLQDVVVVGYGTQRRSDLTGAVASVKTAQLEERPAASVNQALAGRIPGVQVNTNSGRPGGQTNVRIRGFSSINTTNNPLYVIDGVVIPVGAQTQSSNAIDFLNPNEIASVEVLKDASSTAIYGARGANGVILVTTKRGNASGSRVTYDAGLSYNIPGPHRVEMLNAREYMQVEDLAWKNAEIYDPVGWAAGNYVSKDPKIKRSNPLLFDSNGNPLYDTDWFKESIQKKVSHSHQLGFTGGDENSQFGLFLGYRNDQGLLLNSYLKRYSARFTFDSQMKPWLKVGGSLGYTNQDENLVDIGTGGLNSVRMITEALPFLPVKMPDGSYSNNKLYPGAEGGSNPVHILTDRKYILQTQNVLGNAYATISLAPGLQFRSVVGANVVTRGRNEWNGRSLLDISATQKGIAIVANDRETYWSFENYMTYNKRFNNKHSIDAILGIGWQKDNLFGFNVRGENFSTDYFQTNSIGSAGLIPSSGAGSRNLGFAFNSYFGRVNYGIKDKYYITFTGRADGSSKFGPNNKYAFFPSGALAWRVSEEPFLKNNPTISTLKLRTSYGLTGNSEIDPYNYSASLAASNDYAFVLNGQKVQGVGTNRLANDDLKWEKTAQYDFGMELGLLKNRISLEADIYYRKTTDMLLEAPVPTSSGYTVIRKNVGAMENKGLELGLNSVNIDTKDFTWTTTFNISFNKNKVLSLATAADVFGIGGPNFTNQTNIIRVGEPVGSFWGLVREGTWSTKDAAEAALFKDYRGGKPILPGDIKYRDVNGDHAINDADRMIIGNGNPDFWGGFFNTFKYKNLDLTVELQFVSGNDVLNMTHHSGEDRTGLANSFKTVLNYWTESNQNTDIAAPRDPAAGYVTNVDTRWVEDGSFIRGRNLALGYNFTAEKLKRLHLSKLRLYASVQNFFLATKFRGNDPEVSTYSQPFAQGQTFFDYPKPTTFQLGANVAF encoded by the coding sequence ATGAAATCTAAATTCACACGTTTCATGAGAATCGCTGTGCAAGGAACATTGGCTTTGCTGATGACGTTGCATGCATTCTCACAAAGCCGGAAAATTACCGGTAGAGTCCTCGACAACCGGGACAATTCGCCTCTCCCCGGGGTTTCTGTACAACTAAAAGGAACAGCTAATGGTACACAAACTAAAGCAGATGGTACTTACAGCATAGAAGTCCCAAGTGGCGGTACACTGGTATTCTCCTTCATTGGCTATCTGAGCCAGGAGAAAGCCGTTAACGGTGCCAACGCTGTCAATGTCAGCATGTCAGCCGACGTTAAATCTCTTCAGGACGTAGTAGTGGTAGGTTACGGTACGCAAAGACGTTCCGACCTGACTGGTGCTGTCGCTTCTGTTAAAACCGCGCAACTGGAAGAAAGACCTGCTGCCTCTGTAAACCAGGCACTTGCAGGTAGAATTCCCGGTGTGCAGGTAAATACTAACTCCGGTCGTCCGGGTGGTCAGACCAATGTACGTATCCGTGGTTTCAGCTCTATCAACACTACCAACAACCCGCTCTATGTAATAGACGGAGTGGTAATTCCGGTAGGCGCACAAACACAGAGCAGTAATGCAATCGACTTCTTAAACCCTAACGAGATCGCTTCCGTGGAAGTACTGAAAGATGCCTCTTCTACTGCGATCTACGGTGCCAGAGGTGCGAACGGTGTTATCCTCGTTACGACAAAAAGAGGTAATGCAAGCGGCAGCCGCGTAACTTATGATGCTGGCCTGTCCTACAACATTCCTGGTCCTCACAGAGTAGAAATGCTGAACGCACGCGAATATATGCAGGTAGAAGACCTGGCCTGGAAAAATGCAGAGATCTATGATCCTGTAGGTTGGGCTGCTGGTAACTACGTGTCTAAAGACCCTAAGATCAAACGTTCAAACCCACTGCTGTTCGATTCAAATGGCAATCCGCTGTATGATACGGACTGGTTCAAAGAATCAATACAGAAGAAAGTATCTCACAGCCACCAGTTGGGTTTTACCGGTGGTGATGAAAACAGCCAGTTTGGTCTGTTCCTGGGTTACAGGAATGACCAGGGTCTGCTCCTGAACTCTTATCTGAAAAGATACTCTGCCCGTTTCACTTTCGACAGCCAGATGAAACCATGGCTGAAAGTAGGCGGTTCACTGGGTTATACCAACCAGGATGAAAACCTGGTAGATATCGGTACCGGTGGTCTGAACTCCGTGCGTATGATCACGGAAGCGCTGCCATTCCTGCCTGTTAAAATGCCTGATGGCTCCTATAGCAATAACAAACTGTATCCAGGTGCTGAAGGTGGTTCTAACCCTGTTCACATCCTGACTGACCGTAAATACATCCTGCAAACGCAGAACGTACTGGGTAATGCTTACGCTACTATCTCCCTGGCTCCAGGTCTGCAATTCCGCAGCGTAGTAGGTGCTAACGTAGTAACCCGCGGCCGGAACGAATGGAACGGCCGTTCACTGCTCGATATCTCCGCTACCCAGAAAGGTATCGCTATCGTAGCAAACGACAGGGAAACATACTGGTCATTTGAAAACTATATGACCTATAACAAACGCTTCAATAACAAACATTCTATTGATGCGATACTGGGTATAGGCTGGCAGAAAGACAACCTCTTTGGTTTCAACGTACGTGGTGAGAACTTCTCTACCGACTACTTCCAGACCAACAGTATTGGTTCTGCTGGTCTGATCCCTTCTTCCGGCGCCGGTTCACGTAACCTTGGATTTGCCTTTAACTCTTATTTCGGTCGTGTTAATTACGGCATTAAGGACAAATACTACATCACCTTCACAGGTCGCGCGGATGGTTCTTCCAAATTCGGTCCTAACAACAAATACGCATTTTTCCCATCAGGAGCATTGGCATGGCGTGTATCTGAAGAGCCTTTCCTGAAAAACAATCCAACCATCTCTACACTGAAACTGCGTACGAGCTATGGTCTGACAGGTAACTCTGAGATCGATCCATACAACTATAGCGCTTCACTGGCCGCCAGCAACGATTATGCATTCGTACTGAATGGTCAGAAGGTACAGGGTGTGGGCACAAACAGACTGGCGAACGATGACCTGAAATGGGAAAAAACTGCACAGTACGATTTCGGTATGGAACTGGGTCTGTTGAAAAACAGGATCTCTCTGGAAGCTGATATCTACTACAGAAAAACAACAGACATGCTGCTCGAGGCTCCAGTGCCAACCAGCAGTGGCTACACCGTCATTCGTAAGAACGTAGGTGCGATGGAGAACAAAGGTCTGGAGTTAGGTCTGAACAGCGTGAACATCGACACTAAAGACTTCACCTGGACCACTACTTTCAACATCTCTTTCAACAAAAATAAGGTACTGTCACTGGCTACTGCAGCTGATGTATTCGGTATCGGTGGTCCAAACTTCACTAACCAGACTAACATCATCCGTGTAGGTGAACCTGTAGGTTCCTTCTGGGGACTGGTACGTGAAGGCACCTGGAGCACTAAAGATGCAGCAGAAGCAGCCCTGTTTAAAGACTACCGTGGTGGTAAACCAATCCTGCCTGGCGATATCAAATACCGCGACGTAAATGGCGACCACGCTATCAATGATGCTGACCGTATGATCATCGGTAATGGTAACCCTGACTTCTGGGGCGGTTTCTTTAACACCTTCAAGTACAAAAACCTGGACCTGACTGTTGAATTACAGTTCGTTTCCGGCAACGACGTACTGAACATGACACACCACTCCGGTGAAGACCGTACAGGTCTGGCAAACAGCTTCAAAACAGTATTAAACTACTGGACTGAATCTAACCAGAACACCGACATCGCAGCTCCACGTGATCCGGCAGCAGGTTATGTTACAAACGTTGACACCCGTTGGGTAGAAGACGGTTCCTTCATCCGTGGTAGAAACCTGGCACTGGGTTACAACTTCACAGCAGAAAAACTGAAACGCCTGCACCTCTCTAAACTGAGATTATATGCATCTGTTCAGAACTTCTTCCTGGCTACCAAGTTCAGAGGTAACGATCCGGAGGTTAGCACTTACTCTCAGCCATTTGCTCAGGGTCAGACCTTCTTCGATTATCCAAAACCAACCACGTTCCAGCTGGGTGCTAACGTTGCATTCTAA
- a CDS encoding RagB/SusD family nutrient uptake outer membrane protein — protein MKNYIKKTAFGILLGSSLFMTGCSNFLDDQDPSNLSPDSYYTLPEHADAAVYAAYARARFIGAGAGIFSNNFQLLDAPTGTQTTATAQNSDLNNLLGLVYDGDNLHVRQWWTGAYRVIAQANLALEKIPGINPMDEAQKKRTLGEASFMRAWAYFYIVRLWGDAPLVLKPQTANSEDFYPTRTPVEAIYDQIIADLKVAEASGLPWMDASGRVGLAAIKTELAKVYLTMAGEPLNKKEYYKLAADKAKEVLDYSVANPTIINLFEKYDDLHAVTQNNKVEHLFEVQYLADIEGNPLQSIMLPNNSLAKNISAFGSGVGSSVPTVSFYNSYKKFNPTDKRTDEQQFFFTSYFVDGTGAAFPLGAPYIFKHFDVAGHGAPGKPGTGRSNLNIPQIRFAETLLIYAEAQNRADGTPNTTAYDALNRVRGRANLPALSGLTQTTFEEAVWRERWHEFAYEGIIWFDMVRLRRVYNEDSNGFDSFIGHVNKNSGKALEEKHLLFPLPIQEMRNNTNLKPQNKGYGS, from the coding sequence ATGAAGAACTACATTAAAAAAACCGCATTCGGCATATTACTCGGAAGCAGCCTGTTTATGACCGGTTGCTCCAACTTCCTGGATGACCAGGACCCTTCCAACCTGTCGCCCGACAGCTATTATACTTTACCGGAACACGCTGACGCAGCTGTATATGCAGCCTATGCACGTGCCCGTTTCATCGGCGCCGGTGCCGGTATCTTCTCCAATAACTTCCAGTTACTGGATGCACCTACCGGTACTCAAACAACTGCCACCGCACAGAACTCTGACCTGAACAACCTCTTAGGTCTGGTGTACGATGGTGATAACCTGCACGTAAGACAGTGGTGGACCGGTGCATACAGAGTGATCGCACAGGCCAATCTGGCACTGGAAAAGATCCCTGGTATCAATCCAATGGATGAAGCACAGAAGAAGAGAACACTGGGCGAAGCTAGTTTCATGCGTGCATGGGCTTACTTCTACATTGTAAGACTGTGGGGTGATGCGCCACTGGTGCTGAAACCACAGACGGCTAACTCTGAAGATTTCTATCCGACACGTACACCGGTGGAAGCGATCTACGACCAGATCATTGCTGACCTGAAAGTAGCAGAAGCATCCGGTCTGCCATGGATGGACGCATCCGGCAGGGTAGGACTGGCAGCGATCAAAACTGAGCTGGCCAAAGTATACCTGACAATGGCTGGTGAACCGCTGAACAAAAAAGAATACTATAAACTGGCGGCTGACAAAGCTAAAGAAGTGCTGGATTATTCCGTTGCAAATCCGACTATTATCAACCTGTTTGAAAAATATGACGATCTGCATGCGGTAACACAGAATAACAAGGTGGAGCACCTGTTTGAAGTACAGTATCTGGCTGATATCGAGGGTAACCCTTTGCAGTCTATCATGCTGCCAAATAACTCCCTTGCCAAGAACATCTCTGCCTTTGGTAGCGGTGTTGGTAGCTCTGTGCCAACCGTATCTTTCTATAATTCCTACAAGAAGTTCAATCCAACTGATAAACGCACTGACGAACAACAGTTCTTCTTTACTTCTTATTTCGTAGATGGAACTGGTGCAGCATTCCCACTGGGTGCTCCTTACATCTTCAAACATTTCGATGTAGCTGGCCACGGTGCTCCGGGTAAACCAGGTACCGGCAGAAGCAATCTGAACATTCCTCAGATCCGCTTTGCTGAAACACTGCTGATCTATGCGGAAGCACAGAACAGAGCTGACGGAACACCAAATACTACTGCTTATGATGCACTGAACCGTGTACGTGGCAGGGCAAATCTGCCTGCATTATCTGGCCTGACGCAAACTACTTTCGAAGAAGCAGTTTGGCGTGAACGCTGGCATGAATTTGCTTATGAAGGTATTATCTGGTTTGACATGGTACGTCTGAGAAGAGTTTACAACGAAGACAGCAACGGCTTCGATAGCTTCATCGGGCACGTTAATAAGAACTCAGGTAAAGCCCTCGAAGAAAAACACCTGCTGTTCCCACTGCCAATCCAGGAAATGCGTAATAACACGAACCTGAAACCTCAGAATAAAGGCTACGGTTCCTGA
- the map gene encoding type I methionyl aminopeptidase has product MSITSDTDLSGMQAVSEAVGITLKKMREYATPGMSTRELDEYGGKLLNELGAKSAPRLTYGFPGWTCISLNNEVAHGIPSENKILKEGDLLNIDVSAELNGYWGDNGGSFVIGNDIYNHNPLVNASKQILQKAINEIRGGVKIADVGHLIETAAKKMGYRVIRNLVGHGVGRSLHEEPKEIPNYYDRMNKNRFRKNSVVAIETFISTKASYAYDMGDGWTLVTNDGSFVAQHEHTIIVTDGKPVILTAANEIWA; this is encoded by the coding sequence ATGTCAATCACATCTGATACAGATCTTTCCGGTATGCAGGCAGTCAGTGAAGCCGTTGGTATTACACTGAAGAAGATGCGTGAGTATGCAACACCGGGAATGTCTACAAGAGAACTGGACGAATATGGAGGGAAGCTGCTGAATGAACTGGGTGCAAAATCCGCTCCCAGACTGACGTACGGATTCCCTGGATGGACATGTATCAGTCTGAATAATGAAGTGGCACATGGCATTCCGTCTGAAAATAAAATACTGAAGGAAGGCGACCTGCTGAACATCGATGTTTCTGCAGAACTGAATGGTTACTGGGGGGATAATGGAGGATCATTTGTCATAGGCAATGATATTTATAATCATAATCCGCTGGTGAATGCATCCAAACAGATCTTACAGAAAGCCATCAACGAGATCAGAGGAGGTGTGAAGATCGCTGATGTGGGTCATCTGATAGAAACAGCTGCAAAGAAAATGGGCTATAGGGTGATCAGGAACCTGGTAGGTCACGGTGTAGGCAGAAGTCTGCATGAAGAGCCGAAAGAGATCCCCAACTATTATGATCGTATGAATAAGAACCGTTTCCGTAAGAACAGTGTGGTGGCTATTGAGACGTTCATTTCTACGAAGGCGTCCTATGCGTATGATATGGGTGATGGCTGGACGCTGGTGACCAATGATGGTAGTTTTGTAGCACAACATGAACACACGATCATTGTAACAGATGGCAAGCCGGTGATACTTACTGCTGCTAACGAGATCTGGGCGTAA
- the tmk gene encoding dTMP kinase: protein MQNNSRFIAIEGLDGAGKSTQIDLLRQFFSNQGIETRFVHFPIVQEGVFGELIAKFLRGEFGEVKDVHPQLVALLFAEDRKAFSHTINEWLANGYVVLVDRYVLSNIAFQCAKLKTGEEKQSLRDWINMFEYEYNRIPRPDLSVYLDVPFTHTEQALTKRRAAEDRQYLNGKEDIHEKDFSLQLAVKKEYEILADTDPTVTKIICYDEKGQMRSIEEIHAAIIHNITK from the coding sequence ATGCAAAACAACAGCAGGTTTATAGCCATCGAAGGATTGGATGGAGCAGGCAAGTCCACCCAGATTGATTTACTCAGACAGTTTTTCAGCAACCAGGGAATAGAAACAAGGTTCGTACACTTTCCTATTGTGCAGGAAGGGGTTTTCGGAGAACTGATCGCAAAGTTCCTTCGTGGTGAATTTGGAGAGGTGAAAGATGTTCATCCGCAACTGGTCGCCCTGTTGTTTGCAGAAGACAGGAAAGCCTTTTCGCACACAATCAATGAATGGCTGGCTAATGGATATGTGGTACTGGTGGACCGCTATGTATTATCCAATATTGCCTTTCAGTGCGCTAAGCTGAAAACTGGCGAAGAAAAACAATCGCTGCGTGACTGGATCAATATGTTTGAATATGAGTACAACCGTATTCCACGCCCTGATCTTTCCGTGTACCTCGATGTTCCTTTTACCCATACTGAGCAGGCATTGACTAAAAGACGTGCTGCGGAAGACAGGCAATACCTGAATGGAAAAGAAGATATACATGAGAAGGATTTTTCCTTACAGCTGGCAGTGAAAAAGGAGTATGAAATATTAGCAGATACAGATCCTACTGTCACAAAGATCATCTGTTACGATGAGAAGGGTCAGATGCGTTCTATTGAAGAAATTCATGCAGCGATCATTCATAATATCACTAAATAA